The genomic segment AAATAAGGGAGCTACACAGATTAGTGTGGAAGAGGAACTCGCACCTGGAGCTGAGCAACAGCATCTGAAGCTTCAAAGATTCTGCGGGCCAGGCCTTTGTTTTGTCTGCTCATCACATCCAGGAAGGAATAATCCACATCATTTCCAAATCCAAGACAGTACAGAGACATGTTTCCCCCAATAGCTGTAAGCACATTCTCCTGGATCTTACCAATGTTGCTCACTCCTACAAATGCATGCATGCAACACACAAAGATAAAAATGCTAAATGCAATGTAATGTTAAATGCTGAACAAACATAATCTGTCCTACAGTATGTTTGCACTCTACATACTTACCCACACTTGGCATTCCATCAGTCAGTAATATAATCATATCTGCACTTCTCTCTGGTAGCctctccatctgtctgtctttgACCAGCATGTTTACAGCGGTCAACACTGCATCATTAATATTGGTCcctaaaaggaaaacacaattcatgttttaaaatgcataaactattaatgtttttgtgctgttagttgtttggtttttttgttttgtttgcttgtttttttgtatttcttacaCCCTCTGCTATATAATCTTCTGATGTAATCCATGGCTTCAGTTATGTTTTCCTTTGTTGCTTTGGTAAGTGAATCCTTCCAGGTTTCAATAACAGTATCAAACCTGACGATGGCAAAGTGGTCGTCTTCATGGACTTGTTGAAGAATGGCCAGCATAGCTTCTCTTGTCTACAAAGAGTCAGAGAATGATGTGTGTCCACGTGAACTTTGACATATTAGAAGCACATCAGGGGTCAGAACAACTTCTTACCTGCTCCATCTTTCTTCCTCTCATTGATGAACTTGTATCAATCACAAAGACCACATTCTTTGGGAGTTTGGGTAATTCAGGAGCAAAGAAGTGCACAAAGTATCCATTTACAATCTGAAGAAGAGACACATTCCAAAAAGTAATGAattttaaaacaacagtgtAATAAATCACTTTTTCAATTTGATCTTCTTCAGCACTTGGAGCTTTCACTGACCTGTATGTCCCCAAGGTTCTTCTCTCGCTTCACATCATAGCTGACAATAAAATCTCCATCAATAAGTGTTCCATCACAACCTGGAcacttcctctgctgctccatgGTTGGTGAGAAGGAGATATGCGCCTAAAATGGGAATAATACATACACAATTATGATCCCAACTGAGATTCAACCATGCAATAAAATGCAGCGCAATAATCAGAAAGTTCATTATAGATGATCATCAATTGTATGAAGGTACCTTTCTGTCTGTGACAGTTTTCTCCACCAGAGGGAGCAGCTCATTCGAGAGGAAGGTTGCATGGGCGTCAACATAAGAAATGCCCTGAGGCTCATAGATGTTTGTCACAATCTGTTTCCACAAAGGCAAACATAGAGAGAGGAGATCATTTCTAATGTAAATCAGGAAATCAACCTAAGAGGGTTAAAATGTCTTAATGCATGCtgaatcatccaggtaaggaaatcccaaaaagttgattctgttcatctggatgtactgttttcagtgcaagaaacattttgtcactcatccaagtcacttcttcagtctcagctgactgcatgtttgtccaaccttataaacagtacctttgcacaataactgaaagtagcccactgaatgaacaacgggctgtgaggtcagttccttgatcattaatatgcaaattgtcatgaccattgatcagcaACCACTTATCAAAGACCATTGATCACTGATCAGTGAatgacctcacagcccactgttcattcagtgggctaatttcagttattgtgcaaagATACTTTttgatgagtgacaaaatgtttctcccactgaaagcaCTACAGCCAGATACAAGGAATAGAAAATCTAATCAAACATGGATTCACCTGAAAGTCCTGAACCAGTGTTTTGGGTTTGACTCTGGTCAAAAGCTCATATCGGCCCAGTTTCCTCTGAAGGAGCTCCTCATATGTCAGGACAAAGGTCACGTTGCTTTCAGCTGCAATATTGACAGAGACTGAAAACTTCTCCATCTTTCTTCCAGAAGCCctgggaaaaacaacaacaagaaaacagcacagAGACATCTGACAGCTGCTCCAGTGAATTTACACCATCTGTGTTTATGGTTCATCTGGACGACTCACTTGACGAGTCCAGCAGTCTGTCCAGAGGAAACAGCCTTCTCGTACTGTTTCTtagctttctctttctccttcaCCTCTCCGACATACACCTGACCCTCGATTTCCCTGTGAGGCACAAAGATGGAGATAGACATGAGGGATGTAAAGCACATAAATTGACACCATGATAGTGACAAATTCAGCTTTGGAGCACAGCTGTGAAATGAAGGACTGTCCTATAAAAACTATCAGAACGATTAGAGAGGAAACAGACTAACATGCTGAAGTTTGTGATGAAAGCAGTTTTGGGCAGCTCCACTTCAAAAAAGATTTCCTGTGACGAGTTTGCTTTGTTGAACGCCTTGGAGGTCATGACAGTGTGGGCAAAACGAGAGGTCACAGTGCAGTCCACTGTCACACTGTACACCTCCAcctgagacagagagacagaaggaaatgtaagaagataaaaatggGTTTCTCTCTATGAATCTGATTTTTTAATCTGAATTAAATCAATTATCTCTCATCACCATTATCATCACCAGGAATATGAATGGATACATTTCTTACCATTACTTCATTTGTACTTCTTTTCTGTTGGAAAAAGAAAGGGGttgaattacattaaaaaattatAAGGCTGCACTAAGCTCTTAATTTCCACTGcatatttatattgttattgGTTTACCAGCAGATATATCTTTAAAAATAGTGTGATTTGTGTTATGTTGAAGTTGAGCTGTTATGACGCAGTATCAGAAACTGATGTTTAGCAGTGATTAAAAACTAATGAGATGTTTTCACTAAGACAAAGAGACTGTGTGAATAATTTGCCAAGTACCTGCAGTGATCtggcagcgcctcttctttcctgaaatacacacacaggatATTACGGAGATTACATGAAGTAAGTTGTAAGAAAAAGCTTACAAAAAACTCAGACACAGTTTGTGTTTAAGGGtttggggtttaaaaaaaaataaaatcataggACTACTTTTCTGAGGTCAGTGCTGTCAAAATCATGCCACAAAGTTATTTCAATTTCATATCACAAGAATGTTTGACGTTACCTGTATGGCTTCATTGTGCCTGGAGATGACCAGAGCTCCCGAGGCTGAGCTGCTCAGCCAGAGGCAGGCGCAgccccacagcagcagcaggcgaACACCCAACAGTCCAGACATGACCAAACTCTGACTGAACACTGGCTGACTTCAGTGCAGAGCAAAACTCTCAGTGCCCTGTGGGAGGGacacgtatgtgtgtgttttcttataTTGGTCAACTGCTCTGAGCTCAATGTCCAGGAAGCTGTGAGTACTGTGAACCACAAAGATAATATTTGCTAGCTTGTGGAAATTTGGGAGAGTGAGTCCAATCGACACTTATTTAAACACTTAGCAAAGTGACAATAAAATTGACACCCATCGTTTCAAGATCAAGAAAGTAATCcgaaaaagttgattctgttcatctggacgtaatgttttcagtgggggaaacgtttcgtcactcatccaagtgacttcttcagtctcagctgactgcatgtTCGTCCAACCTTTCGAGTCTCAAGGCTGCCGCCTTGAAACTcgaaactttattttttacaggcctgaggtctggagactggctaggcAACTCCAAGATCTTCCACATCCCATCTTCATTGTTTTGGCTGAAGGAAGGAAGTACTTGTGTGGGACTTTACTTGTCCATTGGCTCCTCAGTGCCATGATGTCGTCCTGTATCCATAGCAAAAAAACAGCCCCACATCATAATGGTTTACTATTGTTTGGGTTATCTGTCATAAAGCTCCAGACTGAGGAAGCCAATATTCAGACTGGGTTGGAAGGGATCAAATACATATTTCTAAAGTAAGTGTAGGACGGTGATATAGGAGACTGATATTTTTAATATTGGTCTACAGTCTTTTTATGCTCTTGGAATTAAAAAGTGAAGACCTGTCAGAAACTACAAGAGGCTTTTTATCATTTCTCATCATCAGCATTTATGTAAAGATGTGTTTGTCATTAAGCCCAGAAACATAAGTAGACATAATCTCCACAGACAGCAAACTagatttttgtctgcttatttgtTGTGTTGCAATTTTGGCAAACAACTATTGATGTTGGCTGTTCTCTACTCCAGACCTAGGCAGATCTGGTAGCTCATTTTGTGGCACTATGTTGACCAACCCCCACATTTCTATTTGTTCACTAGTTAGGGACCAGTGTTTAAAATACAACAaatgaacatttatttttttgatatttaaggAAGGCCTCTGAAAATCTAGAGATTTGTTAACACATAACTTTAAAAGAAAGAGATTTACAGTCCTGTACAATAATAAAACATCGGGACTTATCACACATTTCTATTTTGGTGCAGATGTGGACatttgcattaaaaacatttgttcatgtggggtttttttacttttacaatcAATCCTAAATAATTGGGTTACAATAAGCAGATTATAACATGTTGAAATAAAAGTCTTAAGGTTGCTTGTCACAGTGAGAGTTTATTTCGGAAAATGCTGAACacgagtaaaaaaaacaaacatttttttcacaataTATAATCATAGCAATGAACCACATTCATCTGTCTTCAATTAATCTTTCTTAAATTTTTCATTAAAGCAGGAAGAAGCACACACTTAAAAGTCTCTGAGTCTGAAGCACAAAGCCAACAGTGTGCATGTTTATCCTGTGCTATTTGTTTGGTTTTAGGTTGCAGTGTGCTTCACTTGCTGAACACACTGGCTCCAGGAGCTTTGGCAGCTGTGGGCTGGTCCAGCACGGTCTCCTTTCCTGTCCTCACACCACTGAACACAGATGGAGCAACTTTTCCCGCGCGTTCTGATCGCAGAATGAGACAGAGACACAGGACATATGTCAGAAAAACACTCTGTTTGTGGCACTTCTTCGATTCATAGTTGAGAATTTGACATTCATAATTTTAATCAGGCACTTCTTAGTAACAGGCACCAACCCCAAAGGAACACTAATCATTCAACGTCATGTCCAAGTAAGCTGCTGTTAAACCATATCAGACTCTGCGGTGTTTGGAGTGTGGACATCTAGTACACTTATATGGATGTGAATGTGTGCAATGTTTGTGAGATAGTGCTGTCGTAGGacttggggttttctctgtacttACTTCTTCATAGAGTCCAATGTCAGTGTTTGAAGAGGCTATAAAAATGTCCCTCCACTCACTCCGACACACACCATTGGTGAATTATTATCAAGAAAACGACCCGAAACACGGGGAAGCCATCGGCACTGTGTCCTTTAAAAATCATATGTGTTTTTGTAGTTGTAGTTCTCCCTGGTGGTCTAGTGGTTAGGATTCGGCGCTCTCACCGCCGCGGCCCGGGTTCGATTCCCGGTCAGGGAacgagtctttttttttttttcttattaaacaATCGGACATGAATACAACACAAATCAGCTAGTCTGTTTTTACTAGAGATACATAGTCATGTTTACAGTCTATGCGCCCATGACTTCATACTTGTAAGTCCAGGAAGACATAATGTCTTTGCAGATAGCAAAGACTTTACTCACCACACTCCACCATGACCTCATAGGTCTTACTCTTAACCTCGCCCTTCAGTCCCAGTTTGCTGCGGGCTCCTTTCAGGTCCTCCTCCTTCATCGGTGGgcgcttcttcttttttacctCGCCTGGCTACAGTAAAGAAAATAAGGGCAAATAAAACGTATGTGGCTCTTTGGTTAAGCGTGGATTCATTGTGTATTCATTTGCTGTATGTGAGGTGATGTAACGTACCTGTGACATGGCTGTTATTGGTGCTCTGATCCCGCAGACAGTGTAATTGATTTGTTGGTTGTtattctgttgtgtgtgtgtctctgtcccCCAGACATTATATATAGTCCTGTGTCAGACTGCAGTGAGTCAGTCAGGCCCCCCCTGCCATCGGTTCCACTGCCTGTTGTCACAGTGTATTATTAGGTGTGACGTGAAGGATAGTACAGCTGGAATGGGGCTCCCATCGTTAACGATAAGCTTACAGGCCAACAGCTGACAATTTCAGGACACAACACGAGTGGCAGAAGGCTACACCTCCTCCTCCGGTTAACCCTGCACTCACATCCTCTTTTGAAAATGTCTCTGTAGGGCTTTGCACTACATTAAACTAGTGTTCACCACCCAGCAGTACCGCCTTGTAGAGGCAGTTCTTGGGAATCTGCTTACTCAGTTCTATAACTTGATTTAGGCAAGAGGATGTTTCTTGTTGGGATGTCGTAAAAAGCATTTTCAGCCAGTTAACAAATTAACCATCAAAATAAGGGCTGGACCAGTAAGAGCCGCCCAAATGTCAATCTGGACCAGTTGTGTTTTCAGTACGCATTCTTAACTTAATATCTTAATATCTTGACTTAATATCATATTACTTTATGCACTCGATCCGGATTGTTTTAAATGCGTTTACACTTTTCTTTTAGCCTGAAACAAGTAAGTAAACATTTCAGGCACTATTACTCAGACTTGGCATCAGTGTTTAAATTCAAGGTGTGAGCTGTGGGATGATGGAAACACCGACTCATCACTGTTTTAACTCAGTGACACACAGTAAGACTCGTTACTGTTTGTATGTGATTGTTACCCATTTAGAGCAGTCAAAGCAGTTATAGGACTTTTAGCCATCATTTGGATTACCCATTTGTGcagatgatgattatgatgattaTTAAGACTTTTCCCATCTCATTACGCATGTATGTTTATGTTGGCCCGTTAAATATATCCTTCACCCTTAAACATTTTGGAGCTCCATCATTAGCATTTaaaaccacaacacttaaaatATCAAATGATATGTTTTTGAGCAGAACATGGTACTTACGGTGAAAGCAATAAAtagacaaaaagacaaaaggtGCCTTTTAAATCAAGCTGTTGATCCAACATGTCGGGAACTTTAAAGAGCCCCTAAGAATGGCTCCTGATGCTTAATTACTGCATGTGTATTTGCTGAAAGCAGATCTATTTCTGGGAACACAATCATTACCGGTCAACTCTGATAAGGAATGCGCTACCCCTAGTGGTAAACAGCAAGCAATCCCCACAattaaagagatgctgaaatcATCCTATAAATCACAGTGTTGTAATTTTGTTGTATAAACacggcattaaaaaaaacaaatgcagatATCAGTGAATATCTTTGAATCTcacttttataaaataaatacaaaatttgAAAGTCAAGGTATGAAAAAAACACTCTTGGGATGAACATCATTTcccctgttttttttaacataaatgcGTTTACACATGTTATGACGTCACATCATACCCCCTTTCAATCCCTGGTGGTCTAGTGGTTAGGATTCGGCGCTCTCACCGCCGCGGCCCGGGTTCGATTCCCGGTCAGGGAACACCTTTTCTCTGCCACAACAGAAAGTTAATTCACTACTTTCATTCTGTATCATACCGTTTATTTGAAAAGCATTTATATGATAACTTATTTCCATCAGATGTTTTTCATCAAGTAGATTAAGCTCTGCAAAATACTAAAGCCCTCTTTGTCCTAGTTCAGCTGACAGTTACCATGACTTCTGCACTGTCCTGTactttctcctttttaaaaatgttccttACCAACATGCCAAAAACATCAGAATGAAATCATCAGCAGCACCATAATCATTGTAGTTTAAGTCACGCCTTTTACTTTAAACAGGACCAGCAGTCACACATATATTCAGCACATGCCAGTTTATATACACactagagtgtgtgtgtgttttaaatcacacacacaaacacgcccTTTCCCTCAGCTGCCTGGTCTGCACTTACTGTTTACAGTTTAGAGGTCTATGTACGTCACATTCTTAACATTAGAGCCTACTGGATGGTGCTTCATGCCTGAGGGGTGTACTACAAAGTGAGATTAGTGGCTTAGAAAGCTATGTTGAGCTTAAACTCAGAGTTTTGTGTCACAAATGTGTCGCCTTTTTTAGCTTGCAAAATTGCCATAGTAACTTATGCTCAACACATAAACTGGACAGGAGCAGGTTATGTTCCGagtttcagtttaaaatcaGCCGAAGTCTCACATTTTCAGTTACAGCATGTGTTAAGTGCAATGTAGATTCTATGCTAGGGGAATGTATTTAATTTGTGCAAGTTGTTAAGCTGTATCTTAATAAACCACTGAATGAAGTGCAAACTGCACCACATTTTTACTGGAATTTGCATGTACTAATAAGATGATACTAACACAAGGAAAGCCTGGCTGTGTTAAAACTGTCTTCGTAGTATACCCCTCTGGAGATCTCCAGCTCTGCTTAAAATagtcaaaacaaaaccaaaccaaaacaaaaaataaaatgactgcTGGTAATTTAACTGAGGCACATTGCTGGaactacaaaacaaaaacacaacaataacaaaataaaaaaaacaaaacaaaaaaacccacacattaGAACGGGGAAAGGCGAAAGCTGAGAAAAATGGGAAATTGTGCAAGAACCTGTTCCCATATTTACTTTCTCCATTTAAGTCAAAGtatgaaaaaacacttttgggATGAGCATACTCACCTTTTTTGGCCCGAAAGTAAAACACTcaaaacgtaaaaaaaaaaaaaaaaagtacattcaAAGACTAAAACATAAAGTCAGAGCACATCAGTAAAAGAGTCAGACATGTTGCAGTCGTTTGCTTACAGAAAAAACAGTGGCTGAGCTGACATTAGAAGGATGCTGCAGTGCAGCTCTTGCAGTCTTACAGGTTCAACAGTTCAAAAGAGACTTC from the Oreochromis aureus strain Israel breed Guangdong linkage group 5, ZZ_aureus, whole genome shotgun sequence genome contains:
- the LOC116330181 gene encoding inter-alpha-trypsin inhibitor heavy chain H3-like yields the protein MSGLLGVRLLLLWGCACLWLSSSASGALVISRHNEAIQERRGAARSLQKRSTNEVMVEVYSVTVDCTVTSRFAHTVMTSKAFNKANSSQEIFFEVELPKTAFITNFSMEIEGQVYVGEVKEKEKAKKQYEKAVSSGQTAGLVKASGRKMEKFSVSVNIAAESNVTFVLTYEELLQRKLGRYELLTRVKPKTLVQDFQIVTNIYEPQGISYVDAHATFLSNELLPLVEKTVTDRKAHISFSPTMEQQRKCPGCDGTLIDGDFIVSYDVKREKNLGDIQIVNGYFVHFFAPELPKLPKNVVFVIDTSSSMRGRKMEQTREAMLAILQQVHEDDHFAIVRFDTVIETWKDSLTKATKENITEAMDYIRRLYSRGWTNINDAVLTAVNMLVKDRQMERLPERSADMIILLTDGMPSVGVSNIGKIQENVLTAIGGNMSLYCLGFGNDVDYSFLDVMSRQNKGLARRIFEASDAVAQLQGFYDEVASPLLLEVDMHYPDNAVDSLTTSHFSQLFNGTEIVVAGHLMDNDLDNFLVEVVGQGLEEDFRVQDQVSAADWDVFYPDEEYIFGDFTERLWAYLTIQQLLEKSKSGTPDEKANTTAKALDMSLQYSFVTPLTSMVVTKPETEDSTSSPLIADKLTEEQRQQAEKMGYNYIPAQSYPQHYQPAPTYFVDGDPHFMIELPDRGDALCFNINDKPGTIFNLVRDSNSGILVNGEIIGDKKTPPDGKINTYFWRFGIVHQTLGVRLEVSTEDISLFQDGKWVKLLWSDAASIKGSNVDLLVTKDRSLTVTLRDSVKFVILLHKVWKKHPYHRDYLGFYTLDSHLLSPGVHGLLGQFYHGINYEVADLHPGKVPEKPDATMYVKGQELNVTRGWQRDFRGDVKNGENVPCWFIHNNGTGLIDGHVTDYIVSGLFKSV
- the LOC116330163 gene encoding musculoskeletal embryonic nuclear protein 1-like isoform X1, which encodes MSQPGEVKKKKRPPMKEEDLKGARSKLGLKGEVKSKTYEVMVECERAGKVAPSVFSGVRTGKETVLDQPTAAKAPGASVFSK